CCGGCTTTCCCTCCAGGAGTTGATTCAGGAGAAGAAGGGTCTTGATGACGATATCCTCAAGAAACTGGCAAAAGTCTATGAATCCACGCCGCCCGAACAGGCGGGTCCCATGCTCTCCCGTCTCGATGTCAGGCTGGCCGCACAGATTCTGATCCGCATGGACGGCCGCAAGGCGGGCAAGATCTGGGGGTTTGTAAGCCCGGAAAGGGCATCACAGATCAGCTCCGAGATTACCCACCTCAAATGACCGGAAAAGGGGCCCAAGACCTGCTCTTTCGTCTCTCTTCGGGAGAGGAAATAATTGCCCGCCGCGGCAGAATCGCCCTGAAAGACCTTCCATCTATCTGTATAATACGTTGATATTACGGCCAATTTTGAAACAAGATCCTGGCATGGTGATTGCTCAATCGCCGGGAAAGCGGTAATCAGCCATGAATGGGACCATAACCACTCTGAATCTTCTCTCCCGTCACGGAGCCCGTGCCGCGGATCCTTCTCGGTCCTCCCCTCCCGGCCAGGGCAGGGGAGAGGACTCATCCTTTATCGGAGCCCTTCTTGGTGCCATCTCTCTGGCAGGACTCTCGACAGGCGAAGCGGTGTGTTCAGGAGGGTCCGAAGGTCCTATCGACTCCTGCTTGCCGGGAGGGATGGGACTGGAGGGAGGGGAGGGTCCATTGGGATCGCTCCGGTGCCTGAGGGCCGTGGCCGAGGTATTACCCGCAACCATCCGGGGAAACCCCGGTCAAAAGGAAGGGAACGGTTCAGAGTTGAAGGTGGCATTTGGAAGGCTCCTCAAAGGATTGGATCCTGTGAGTTCGGATGGGTGCCCGGAAGCCTTCGAGGAGAATGCCTCTGCAGGGCCAACTCTGGAATGGGGCAAGGAGGGAGGGAAGGGACAAACCCCATCGCCTTTTGAGATCCTGGGGCTTGCCCGAGATTCCGGTCCCAGGGAGGCCGACAGAGGGACGGCAGGGATCAGGCAGGGGGCTGCGGCGATTCCTGAGGCATCTCGGATTCTCGGCCACACTGCCCAGGTAGCCGGGAACCGCGCCTTAGGAGGCGGGAACAGGCGTTTCCCGAGGAGTGGCCCCGGCCGGGATTCATCCGATGGATCGGGAATGCCGGGTGAAAAAGCCGGCGAGAGGATCCTAGCAAGCACCACCCCCGGGTTCAAGCTCCACCCGGTCGCTTCTCAGAAGGCCGGCCAAGGCGGGTCCTTCCTATCCGATCCTCCGGCAGGGAAGTCCGCTCATAGAAGCGGAGGGAACTGGCCTTTCCATAGAAGCGAAAGGGTGACAGGCCTCCAACCGGCCGAGTCGTCCATGCCCGCTGCGACGGGTTCAGGGGGCAGCCGCCCGTCGGCTGTCACGATGGCAGACGGCTTCATGCAGCAGGTCCTGGAGAACCTCAATGTCCGGGGATGGAAGGTAGGCCGGAGGGAAGTCAAGATTCAGCTCCATCCGGAGGAGTTGGGACACCTCCGCATGGAGATCGGTGTCAGAGAACAGCAGGTCGTGGTGAAGATCCATGTAGAGAACCCCTTTGTCAAGGATCTGATCGAGAACAACCTGGGCCAATTGAGAGACGGGCTTCTCGATCAAGGCCTGAAGATGGACGGTTGTTCCGTGACGGTTAGCGAGCATTTCCAGCCTCAATCAGGAGGGGCCGGGGACAACCCGGCCGGGTCCGGAGATCAACCACTCGCAGCGGAGATGGCAGAACCGGAAGAGGGACCTTCACGGCGATCTCTGGGTTCTTATGGGTGGAATCCAGAGGGAGTAAACCTATTCGTGTAGAAGCAGGAGCATAGACCATGATCGTGCAGGATGTGACATACCGTGACCAGGAAGCGGTGGCAGCCACCGGGAGAGGCGAGGTGGGCCGGGATGACTTTCTGAGGCTTCTGTTGACTCAGTTGAGCTACCAGGACCCTCTGAGCCCCATGGACAGCATGGAGTTTACTGCCCAGCTCTCACAGTTCAGCCAGCTCGAGCAGATGCTAGACCTCAACCACAAGCTCGACAGCCTGTTGCTCTACCAGTCTTCCCTGAACAGCTGGCAGGGAGTGGGAATGATAGGGAAAGAGGTCGATGCCGCGGGAGACTGGGTGGAACTGAGCGAGGGGAAGGCCGGAAAGGTTGGCTACAGTCTCGACCAGGATACAAACCGGGTCTCTGTCAGGATTTACGACCCCGGTGGCCGGTTGGTGAGGACACTCGATCTTGGGGCCGAGCACGGAGGCGAGCACCTCATCCAGTGGGACGGGAGGGATGACAACCACGTCCCCCTGCCGGACGGGATCTATGCAATAGAGGTGAGAGCAGGAGCCGGTGAGGAAGCCAGGGCAGTGCCCACCTTCGTGCGGGGAGTGATAACGGGCCTGAGCCTGGAGGGGGACCAGCCCGTGCTTCTTATGGGAAGCCAGGAGGTTCCCTTTGCCGATATCACGGTCGTCAGGGACAATAGCGGGGGCAATCCTACATAGATCATTTCCACAAGGGGGTTAACCATGCTCAGTTCGCTTTATACCGGAATTTCCGGTCTCAGCACGTACGGAAACGCCATGTCGGTCATAGGGAACAACATTGCCAATGTAAACACCACGGGTTTCAAGGCCTCGAGGGTCTCCTTCGCCGACCTTTACAACATGGCCCTGACAAACTCCGCAGTGGGCCAGCTCCAGGTGGGCCGGGGAGTCAGGATGTCGAGCATCGATCAGCTCTTCACCCAGGGTTCCCTCGAGAACACCGGATCGGCCACGGACATGGCTATTCAGGGGGACGGGTTTTTCATAGTGAGTGACGGGTCAGGAACCTACTACACGAGGGCGGGCCACTTCATCTTTGACAGCAACGGCCGCCTCGTCAATCCCGAGGGTTATACGGTCCAGGGCTGGACCCTCAATACTACAACGGGCCTGCCCACCGGGCCGGTCGGGGACCTGACCTTCACGACGACGGCCGTTCCGGCCAGTGCCACGCAGAACTCCTTTGTGGCGGTGAACCTCGATTCCAATTCGACGGCGAACCCCGGAGGAGCCGCCTTTGATCCCACGAGCACGACAACCGCGGAAAACACCTCGAACTACTCTACGAGCTTCGCCGCCTACGATTCCCTGGGTAACTCCCACGTGGTGACCCTCTATTTTCGTAAGACGGCCGCCAACACCTGGAGCTGGTACGGGTGCGTGGACGGAGGGGAGATCACCGGAGGTACGGCCGGACAGCTCGAGATCGAGGCCCAGGGGACACTCTCATTCACCACCAGTGGGGCCCTTGACAACCACACGACAACAGCGTCTGATTTCGACTTCACAGGGGCGGCCCAGAACCAGAGCATCACCTTCGACTTCGGAACCAGCATCACCGGCGAGGGGGGGACCGGCGTCGATGGAACCACCCAGTTCGCCGGAGACTCGACAACATACATGCTCACCCAGGACGGGTATGCCTCCGGTCTTCTCCAGGGGCTCATTGTCGACGATGAGGGGATCATCGTAGGAAGATTCAGCAATGGGCAGACCCAGAACCTTGCCCAGATCGCCCTGGGACGGTTTCCGAGCCCGTGGGGCCTGGAGGCCGTGGGCAGCAACCTTTTCGTTGAGTCGAATGATTCGGGTCAGCCCCTGGTCAATGCACCCGGTACATCCGGACTGGGCAAGATCGCGTCAAATGCCCTGGAGATGTCGAACGTCGACCTGGCCGGTGAGTTTGTCAAAATGATCAGGACCCAACAGGCCTTTACGGCAAACTCCAAGATCATCACCACCACGGATCAGATGCTCACCGAAGTGGTAAACTTGAAGAGATAAAAGCAGGGCTGCTCAAGGGAGATACACCCGAGGGGAATGGGGGATTGGGACCTAGCCCGTTCCCCTTTGGTTTATCTTCTGTCAAAGTGATGACGGTGGCCTGGAGGATTGACAGAAGGGGGGGGGACGGAGGTCCGTGTTTTAGACATAAGTATTTGTAATTACTGTACTTTACGTAGATTCATGCACCCCGGATCCTGGCATATAATTTGCCCTTTTACCACTGCCTGACGCCCTTGTTGAAAGGTTCTTCCCATGGACATTGCGACCTTTTTCGGAGTCTTCTGCGGTTTTGCCCTTGTCATTGTTGCAATCACGAGTGGAGGGGGGATGGCCGCCTTCATAAACATCCCCTCTTTCATGATCGTGGCAGGCGGCACCTTAGGGGCGACTCTTATCAACTACCCCCTCAAGGACGTGCTCAAGGTAGTGGCGATCCTCAAGAATGCGGTTTTTCAGAAGAAGAACACACCGCAGGCATGGATCCCCGTTTTCGTCGACTTTGCCAACAAGGCCAGAAAGGAGGGGGTTCTCTCGCTTGAAGGAACGGTCTCGAAGATGAAGGACCCTTTTCTCAAGAAGGGGATTCAGATGGCCGTCGACGGGCTTGAGCCCCAGAGCATACGGGAGATTCTCGAAACAGAGATAGAGTTCATAAGGGCCCGGCACCGGCTGGGAGTCGACATATTTGCATCGATGGGGGCGTTCGCCCCGGCCATGGGTCTGATCGGGACCCTTATCGGCCTTGTCCAGATGCTCCGATCGATGGAGGACCCGTCCAGCATAGGTCCGGCCATGGCTGTCGCCCTGATAACGACTTTCTACGGGGCAATTATGGCGAACCTCCTCTTTCTCCCCATCTCCGGAAAGCTGAAGACCAGGAGCGAGGAGGAACTCTTCGTGAAGGAACTCATGCTCGAGGGGGTCATGGCCGTAACCAAGGGGGACAACCCGAGAATCGTGGAGCAGAAGCTCCATGCGTTTCTTGCACCGAGGTTGAGGAAGTCCGCCTATGAACGGTGATAGCCGAGATGGACTGTGGAGGAGGTCGAGATGAAGGGGAACTTCGTTGTCCTGATGACGTCCCTGAGCGTCCTGCTTCTCGCATTCTTCATTCTTCTGAACTCGATGGCCGTGATCGACAACCACAAGATCCGGATGGCTCTGGGATCCCTGAGGGGGACCTTCGGGGTCACAAAAGGGGGCATGGGGGGGATGCTCGGAGGCGGGGGGCCTGCCGGCGCCGGCGGTGTCGAAGCATGGAACTATTTGAACCGAATGAACCTCTCTCTCGGGAAGAAAGGAGAGAAACTCGCCGCCCTGGACGAGGTGATCAAAGAAGCAGGTCTTGGAGAAAAGATGGATATCAGCGTGACCCGGGAAGGGACGCGGATTTCCCTGGCCGGCGAGGTTCTCTTCCCCTCGGGCAGCAGCGAACTGACTCCCGAGGGGCGGCTGATTCTCGACAGAGTGGCGGAGGTTATCAGATCCGCCGGTGTGCCCGCCCGGATCGAGGGCCACACCGACAACATCCCGATTCACACGGAGGCTTACAGCTCCAACTGGGAGCTTTCCACTGCACGGGCGGTCAACGTGCTCCGGTATTTCATAGAAGAGAAGGGGATCGCACCCGCGAGACTTTCGGCAGAGGGTTTTGCAGACACACGGCCCAGAGCCCCCAACGACACACCCGAGCATCGTGCAAGGAACAGGCGGGTGAGCTTCGTGCTGCTGGGGACTTTCCTTTAGAGGGGTATGGAGATTGAAGGGGAGAAAAAGAGAGGAGGAGGAGTCAGGTCTCGATCCCAATGCGTGGATGGTCACATTCTCGGACTTGCTGACCCTTCTGCTCACCTTCTTTGTGCTTCTTCTGACTATGTCCTCCATGGACAACAAACGGCTGCGGGAGGCCTTCGGTTTTTTCGGTGGGACAGAGGGTGGACTTGAGACCGAGGGGAAAGGATCGACCACGGAAGTGGCCACCCCTTACGACGTACGATATCCGGGTATGTATGTACTCCCGCCTGGCACGCTCAGATCCGAGGCTTTCCCCGAGATCCGCCTTTCCTGGGGCAAAGGCGAGGGCCGGGCAAAGCCGGTTGCAAGGATGCCCATCCTGAGGGTCGAGCGCGAGCTGAGGAAGGGGATGGAGAGCCTCGGCTTGAACAGAGGCGTAGAGATCAGTAGGGAGGCAGGGGGCCTGGTAGTCCGCTTTTCCGAGGGCGTCCTCTTCGATATCGGGGAGGCTGAGATCGATTTCCAGGGGACCCTGGTACTTGGTAAATGTGGAGAGATCCTCGGCAAGATCCCGAACCGAATCCGGATTGCAGGGCACACAGACGACATCCCCGTGCTGGGTGGACGCTACAAGACCAACTGGGAGCTTTCCACTGCACGGGCGGTCAACGTGCTGAGGTTTTTCACCGAATCCATGGGGCTCGATCCCAAGAGATTCTCCGCCGTGGGCTACGGCAAGTACAGGCCCCTTGTCCCCAACACCAGTCCGGAAAACCGGGCAATGAACCGGAGAGCGGAGATCGCGATTTTATCCAGCCGCCCGGGACAGCCGCTCTGACGGGCGAACCGGTAATGGGGATCCCCTCCCGAGGCGGGGCAGGGAGAACAGGAGAGGGTCTACAGGGAACGAAGTCCGTGCAAGGAGGTTGGCAGTATGGCAGACGAGGAGGTCAAGGAACAAAATTCGGCGTCGCCGGAGAAAAAAAAGGGGAAGGCCAAGCTTATCATAATCCCGGCGGTTCTGCTTTTACTGATGGGAGGTGCCGCCGGAGGGGCTAAGATGGGTCTCCTTCCGATCCCGGGACTGGCCCCCAAGAAGGGCGAACAGGAGAGAGAGCAGCAGGCCGCCAGCAAGAAGCCCGAGCCGGCGATGGGGGTTATCTACCCTATGAAGCCCTTTATCGTAAACCTGGCAGACGAATCGGGCGACCGGTATCTGAAGGTCAAATTCGAATTGGAACTCGACAGCAAGGAGCTGGTACCTGAAATCGAGCAACGGATGCCCCAGCTTACAGACGCGGTGATCATGCTTCTAAGCAGCAGGAGCTACAAGGACCTGGCCAGCTACGAGGGAAAGGACCGGGTGCGCAACGAGCTGATACTCCGGCTGAACAGCTTTCTCGTGACCGGATCTATCAAGAGGATCTTCTTCACCGAATTTGTAATGCAGTGAAAAGACCCCGAACCGGAGGCGATGAACCGGCCGGGTGTCTGGAGCCTTCCTCCGCCACGGAGAGACAGAGTGAGCAAAATCCTTTCACAAGACGAGGTCGACGCCCTTTTAACAGGAATCTCCAAAGGCGATGTGCCTACCGGCACGGACGAACCGAAGGAGACGGGCGAGATCACCCCCTATGACTTCACCAGCCAGGACCGGATCATCCGTGGAAGGATGCCCACCCTGGATATCATAAACCAGCGATTTGTCCGGGGTTTCCGGACCACCTTATCCACACAGCTCAGGAAACTGGTCGACATCGGTGCGGCTTCGACGACGATCATGAAATTCGGGGAATTCCTAAAGACCCTCTTCGTCCCCACCAGTCTCCATATCTTCCGTATGGATCCCATTCGGGGTCAGGCGTTGCTGGTTCTTGAATCCAACCTCGTGTTCTCCCTTATCGACGCTTTTCTCGGCGGAAAGGGGATGATGGACATCAAGATCGAAGGACGGGACTTTACGAACATCGAAAACAGGATCATTCGAAAGGTGGTCGACGCCGCCCTTGCCGACTATGCGAAGGCATGGAACCCCGTATACCCGGTGTCGATCCGGTTCTTGCGGTCTGAGGCCAACCCCCAGTTCGTCGGGATCGTACCATCGGCTGACCTGGTAGTTGTCATCTCTTTTGAGGTTGAGATGGAGTCCTCCGCAGGCAAGCTGATCGTCTGCATTCCGTATGGTTGCCTGGAACCCATCCGCAACCTCCTGCAGGCGGGTTTTCAGAGCGGCCAACCAGAAGTGGATCTGGCGTGGATAGAGAGATTCCGGGGTCGGATAGCTGAGACCCCGGTAATGATATCAGCGGAACTTGGAAGGACGACGATCACGGGAAAGGACCTTCTCGCCCTCGAGGCGGGGGATGTTCTCCTCCTCGACCGAAACACCACGGAAGAATTGGATGTGAGGGTTGAAGGGGTCTTGAAGTTCAGAGGTTATCCCGGAACCTACAGGGGTAACAAAGCAATAAAGGTATCGTCCGTCCTCGCAGGGAGGTCTTGATGGAAAAGGAAGAACAGGCAAAGGCAGAGGGTCAAGCAGCCGAAGCAACCGCAGCCGGCGGCCAGACCGAGAAGAAGCAGCCTCAGGCCGGCAAGGAGCCGCCATCCCAGGGAACCCCGGGGAAGGAGACCGAGGGCAAGGGGAAAAACCTCGACTTCGTCCTTGACATCCCCCTGGAGGTGACCGTTGAGCTGGGCCGGACACGGATGATCATCAACGATCTTCTGCAGTTGGGTCAGGGCTCTGTCATAGAGCTGACAAAACTGGCCGGAGAACCCATGGAAATCCTGGTCAACCAGAAACTGATCGCACGGGGGGAGGTTGTAGTGGTCAACGAAAAGTTCGGCGTTCGGCTCACGGACATCATCAGCCCCATGGAGCGGGTGGAACAACTCCGGTGAAGGAGGGAGCGGTGGAGATCTCGATCCCAGCGGCTGTCGCGGCGTCGAACCTGGCCTTGTCGGGCGCTGAAACAGGGCTCGCAGGATCTTCCAATCTCTTCTCCTCGGCGGTCAGGATGGTTTCGGCCCTTGCCATAACCCTGGGCATCCTCTTTTTTATGGTCTACCTCGTCCGGTGGTTTTTTGCGCGGGGGGGAGCAGCCGTCGATTCCCGAGGGTTGATGCGGGTCATATCCAGAACCTACCTGGGGAACAAACAGAGCCTGGTCCTGGCCGACATAGCAGGCGAAAAGGTAGTCCTCGGTCTCTCTCCCCAGTCCATTACGCTCCTGGCGAAAATCGACTCCAAGGAGAGCCTGGAAAGAATCGCCGGGGTTGAAGGAGATCCCAGCGTGGGGCGGCCCTTTGTCTGGTACCTGGAATCGATCATGGCGAAACGTCTCAAAAGAGAGGAAAGGAACCGTGCCAAGCCGTAGGCTTCCGTGGATCCTCATGGTCGCTCTGATTCTGGCAGGCGTCTTGGCCCTCGTCAGAGTGGGGAGGTCAGAGCCCCTCTCGATCCCACCGATCCACATCGAAGTCGGAAACGGAGACAGGGTCGAAGAGATGACCGTGGGCATGAAGATCCTCTTTCTTCTCACGGTCCTCAGCCTGGCTCCGGCGATTCTGGTCATGGTCACATCGTTTACGAGGATCGTGGTGGTTCTCTCCTTGCTCCGCCAGGCCCTCGGTCTCCATTCCATGCCCCCGAACCAGGTTATCGTAGGACTGGCTCTTTTCCTCACCTTCTTTGTCATGTCTCCGGTGTGGAACCAGGTGAACCACGAAGCCCTCCAACCTTACCTGGCCAAAGAGATATCGGAAAAGGAGGCCATGAAAAAGGCCCTGACCCCCATTCGCGCCTTTATGTTGAAGCAGACAAGGGAGAAGGATCTGAAACTCTTTCTGGATATTTCCAAGGGAGAGCGGCCTCGGAACCTCTCGGATGTTCCCACGATGGTCATCGTACCGGCCTTCGTGACGAGTGAGTTGAAGACGGCTTTCCAGATCGGCTTTTTCATTTACATTCCCTTCATGATCCTGGATATGGTGGTGGCGAGCGTCCTGCTCTCGATGGGTATGCTCATGCTTCCACCCATGATGATAGTCCTCCCTTTCAAGTTGCTTCTCTTCGTACTCGTGGACGGCTGGTATCTCTTGATCGGGTCCCTTGTAAAGAGTTTCGGGTGAAACAGAGGAGGTCTGTATGACACCGGAATACGTAATCGGTTTTGGGCGGCACGCAGTCGAGATAACCCTGCTGGTGGCAGCTCCCATGCTCGGCCTGGGATTGCTGGTGGGCGTCATGGTAAGCCTATTCCAGGCGGTGACCCAGATTCAAGAGATGACTCTGACATTTGTCCCGAAAATCGTGGCGGTCATGGTGGCCATCGTGGTCTTCTCGCCCTGGATGATCCGGATGATGGTGGCATTTACGGCCAGGGTCCTCATGGATATCCCTCTCTATGCCAAGTAGGGGAACCTCCGATTTGTCCGGGGCCCTTGGATGGCTCAAGCCGTCAACCCATTTGCGGGAGGAGGAGGAGGACGTTCGATCGCTTCGCTTGTTCGATCACCGCCGTTCGTTCGAATGGTCAAAAGCCGCGATTTTTGCACGGGTCTGCTTTTGTCGCAGTTTCAAGTGTGGTTTGACGGTTCGAACGGCACGAACGATTCGAGCGTTTTGAAACCTTCAGTACTAGAGGAACACATGTTCGAATTACCCCTGTTTCAGGTTGAAAATTTTGTATTTGTCCTGGTAAGGGTCTCCTCTATTTTTGTCGCTGCCCCGGTTCTCAGCAGTCGCGCCCTCCCCGTCCAACTCAAGGTAGGGCTCGTCCTGTTTCTCACCTTTGCCATGCTTCCCTCGGCCAGGGTGGTCCCCTCAGACTTTCCCGGGAGTCTCCCCCTCCTGGTCATGGGACTCGGTTCTGAGATTCTCCTGGGCGTCGCCATCGGCCTGATGGCGAGGTTGATGCTGGCGACGGTACAGATCATGGGCCAGATGGTGGGGTTTCAGATGGGTTTCGGAATCGCCATGGTGATCGATCCTGCCACCATGGAGCAGCAGGGAGTGATTGCGAGTTTTCTTTCAATGTTCGCAACGCTGATCTTTCTCGTCACCAACGGGCACCATCTCTTCTTTCGGGCCCTTGCGGAAAGCTTCCGTGTGCTGGCCCCTTTTGGGTTCTCGGCCTCTCAGGGATTCGTGGACACTCTGGCTCGGACTTTTCAGAATGTCTTTGTGGTCGCCTTCAGGATGGGTGCACCCATCTTCGCCATCCTGCTCTTTGTATACACCGGTCTGGGCATAATCGCCAGGACTGTCCCGCAGATCAACATCTTTGTGGTCGGATTTCCCCTGACCATCTCCATCGGCCTTGTGGCACTGGGTTTGGTCCTTCCCTATCTCGTCGTTATCGTCAGGGGGATCTTCGGCCAGCTCGGACACGACATAGTGCTTCTTCTGAGAACCATGTGAAGGGAAAAGGATGCCCGATCAGGAGAGAACAGAACGCCCCACCGGCAAGAGAAGACAGGAGACACGACAGAAGGGCCGGGTAGCCAAGAGCCGGGAGGTGAGCAGCTACCTCGTTCTCATGGGTGGGATTGTGATCCTTTATTTTGCCGGATCTTACATGGTGAGGGAGTTGGCTCTCTTCATGAAGACAACCCTTGTCCAGGCGGCCAGCACCCGGATCGAAGGGGACGATGTGGCAGCCACGGTCTGGAGGACCGTAACCATCCTGGCCAAGGTCATGGCTCCTTTTCTGGTGGCTGTCTGCACGGGAGCCGTATTGGGAAACCTCATACAGGTGGGGTTTCTCTTCTCATGGGAGCCCCTTACTCCCAAACTCTCGAAGTTGAACCCCCTTGAAGGGGTGCGGCGCCTCGTATCTGTCGGATCTCTGACCGAACTCGTCAAGTTCATGGCCAAGCTCCTCCTTGTGGGAGCAGTGGTCTACGGGGCGATCAGGAAGGAGATACCCTCGGTCATGCCGCTTGCCGACCAATCGATTCCGATGATCGGCGCCTACATCTGCAAGACCATCTGTAAGATCATGCTCCGCACCAGTTGGGTTCTACTGGCCCTGGCCGTACTGGACTATGCGTACCAACGCTGGGAGTTCGAAAAAAGCATCAAGATGACAAAACAGGAAGTTAAGGACGAATACAAACAGAGTGAAGGGGACCCGTTGGTCAAGTCGAGGATTCGCCGGGTCCAGAGGGAGTGGGCCAGACGCCGAATGATGGAGGCGGTTCCTGAGGCCGACGTGGTAATAACCAACCCCCTCGAGCTGGCCGTCGCCGTCGCGTATAGGAACGAGACCATGGCCGCCCCCCGGGTCTTGGCAAAAGGGGCGGGCGCCGTGGCCGAAAGGATCCGGCAGATCG
The genomic region above belongs to Deltaproteobacteria bacterium and contains:
- the flhB gene encoding flagellar biosynthesis protein FlhB; the protein is MPDQERTERPTGKRRQETRQKGRVAKSREVSSYLVLMGGIVILYFAGSYMVRELALFMKTTLVQAASTRIEGDDVAATVWRTVTILAKVMAPFLVAVCTGAVLGNLIQVGFLFSWEPLTPKLSKLNPLEGVRRLVSVGSLTELVKFMAKLLLVGAVVYGAIRKEIPSVMPLADQSIPMIGAYICKTICKIMLRTSWVLLALAVLDYAYQRWEFEKSIKMTKQEVKDEYKQSEGDPLVKSRIRRVQREWARRRMMEAVPEADVVITNPLELAVAVAYRNETMAAPRVLAKGAGAVAERIRQIARSHGIPIVENKPLARALFKEVDVGEQIPATLYKVMAEVLAYVYRIKNRLGRP
- the fliR gene encoding flagellar biosynthetic protein FliR: MFELPLFQVENFVFVLVRVSSIFVAAPVLSSRALPVQLKVGLVLFLTFAMLPSARVVPSDFPGSLPLLVMGLGSEILLGVAIGLMARLMLATVQIMGQMVGFQMGFGIAMVIDPATMEQQGVIASFLSMFATLIFLVTNGHHLFFRALAESFRVLAPFGFSASQGFVDTLARTFQNVFVVAFRMGAPIFAILLFVYTGLGIIARTVPQINIFVVGFPLTISIGLVALGLVLPYLVVIVRGIFGQLGHDIVLLLRTM